A window of Thermotoga sp. Mc24 genomic DNA:
CAGTAAAACGATGGAGAAAACGTAGAGAATGATCGAAAAATTTCTAATCGTTCTGTCTTTGATGAACAAAATCAGAAACATCAACGAGAAACCGGCTACATCCCACACAATCTGCCTTGTGAAGAGTTGCTCGTTTTCCCCATAAGTTGCGCTTCTCAAAGTGGTAAGCCCGAACAACATTAAGACAGCCACAAGAACAACTACGATCCAATCTATTCTTTTGTTTTCGTGTGGTATGGTCTCACCTCACTCTGAAACGACTATCTCCATTTCCTTCATCAGCCTGTCTTCTTCACTTTCTATCACAACGATGAGTTTGTAAGTTCCGGGAGTTTCGAGTTTTATGATATCGTAACTGGTCGTTTTAAAAATCTCTCTCGAAGAGTATCCATCTATCGTCATCCTGTATTCTTCGGGATAGGCATACGAAAACACAGGTTCTTTGTGTGTCAAAACGATCATGATGTTTCTCAAAATTATATACTTCCGTTTCCTTTCTTCATTCAGAAGTTTCACAGAGAAATCGTATCTTTCACCCGATCCCGTGAACCTTTTCCCTTCGATGACGAGAGTGAGTCCCTCCAAATTTTTCTGATCCTCCTGCGTCACGAAAAGAGGTATCGAGCTTTCTATCAAACCATCTTTTGTCTTCAATTTCAATTCAACGATGTAATCTCCAGATTCTTTTGGGACGGAAAAGCTCACTTCGTGGATCTGCTCGACCATCATTGGATTTACCATGAAGTCTTTTTCTATTGGAATATCTCTTTCAAAGACAGTCTCGTTCCCCTTAAGGATAATAAGGCTGATCGACTCCACGTGAATTTTTCGACTCTTCGAACTTATGTTTTCCAAATAGACGGAAAAATGCGCATCTTCGTAAGGGAAATAAAAATCCTTCAGGCCTTCAACCTCGATTTGCCATTTTTCAATCACCGAAACACTCTTACTGATAACCACCCTCTGGCCATTCAACTTGACAGAAACTGTGATCGTGTAATTTCCTCCAGGCAGATTTGACAGCTCTTCCTCCCTCAGGAGATCAAAGACCAGTACACTTTCAAAAGCTTCCATCTCTTTTTCCACACGCTGTGGAAAATGAAATCCGTACACTGTGTCATTTCCTCTTTTGATGGAAAATACGAAGTCTTCCAGCACAAGATTCTCTTTTTTTCTCTCTCTGTTGAACACTTTCACCCGCACATCGAGAAGATCACTTGGAAGGTAGGACTCCTCTGTTTCTATCACCAGCTGGAAGGGACCGATCACACCTTCCGGTTTGTTAGAAAAAAACGCTTTTGTGAAAAACATCAGGAAAACTACTATCACAAGATTCACAACAAGAATAAAATTCGCCCTGCGGCGAATTCTGTCTTTTCTGTTTCTGAACTCTCTTTCTCTTTCTTCGTCTCTTTTTTGCCACTCTTCAGGGCTCTTAGAAAAATACCTCATAGTGGTGTGGTCACCCTGAAAACTTCTTCGATACTCGTCTGCCCGAGAAGGACTTTCTCGAGGGCATCCTGGAACATAGTGCGCATACCTTTTTTCACAGCGAGCTTTGCAATCTCTGTTTCACTCACTCTGGAAGAGATCAGTTCTCTCAACTCTTCGTCCACAATTAAAACTTCTCCTATAGCCATTCTTCCTCTGTATCTCATTCCCCTACAGGCAGGACATCCCTCTTCTGAAGGATAGTAAATTTGATCCGGAACCTTTCCAAAGAATCGTTCGAAATGGGCTTTCATCTGTTCATCCCGGATTTCCCCGGGCACTTTACACTCATTACAGAGTTTTCTAACCAGCCTTTGACCTATGACTCCGATGAGAGAGGCTCCAAGAAGGTGAGGGTCTATTCCCATTTCTATGAGCCTTGAAACAGCACCGGCGGCGGTGTTGGTGTGAAGTGTACTCAAAACCAGGTGACCTGTAAGAGAGGCTTCCACCGCAAGTTGTGCGGTCTCTCTGTCTCGAATTTCTCCCACC
This region includes:
- a CDS encoding COG1361 S-layer family protein, which codes for MRYFSKSPEEWQKRDEEREREFRNRKDRIRRRANFILVVNLVIVVFLMFFTKAFFSNKPEGVIGPFQLVIETEESYLPSDLLDVRVKVFNRERKKENLVLEDFVFSIKRGNDTVYGFHFPQRVEKEMEAFESVLVFDLLREEELSNLPGGNYTITVSVKLNGQRVVISKSVSVIEKWQIEVEGLKDFYFPYEDAHFSVYLENISSKSRKIHVESISLIILKGNETVFERDIPIEKDFMVNPMMVEQIHEVSFSVPKESGDYIVELKLKTKDGLIESSIPLFVTQEDQKNLEGLTLVIEGKRFTGSGERYDFSVKLLNEERKRKYIILRNIMIVLTHKEPVFSYAYPEEYRMTIDGYSSREIFKTTSYDIIKLETPGTYKLIVVIESEEDRLMKEMEIVVSE